Genomic DNA from Streptosporangiales bacterium:
AGCTGCAGCCGCAGGCGCCGTGGTTCGGCTACTCGCTGGGTGACTGGAGCGACGAGTTCGAGGCGGAGGCGCAGCTCGCCGTCCGTGGCGAGTTCTGGGAGACCGGGAAGAAGAACGCCGCCAGACGTCGTGGCGACATCCCCATGAACACGCCCGCGGTCGAGGTGGACGGGGGGCCCGGCGGTGCCTGACTGGGAGCGGTTCCTCACCGCGCGGGATCTGGAGGTCTTCGCCGCCTCCGGCTACGGCGTCATGGCGGGCCTGGGTAGCCGGCCGGTGCTGCTCGTGGTCGACGTCACGTACAACTTCTGCGGTGACCGCCCGGAGCCGATCCTCGAGTCGATCAAGCGGTGGCGGAACAGCTGCGGCGCCGAGGCCTGGGACGCCATCGCGTCGATCCGTACGCTCGTCGACGCCGCCCACCAGGCACGGGTGCCGGTGATCTACACCACCGGTATGGACTACCGTCCCGACGGCTTCGACGCCGGTCGGTGGGCGGACAAGAACCAGCGTGCCGGTGAGCAGGTGCAGACGGCCGTGCGTGGCCACGACGTGGTGGCCGACCTGGAGCCGGAAGAACGCGACATCGTGCTGGAGAAGGCGAAGCCGAGCGCGTTCTTCGGCACCTTGCTGCAGTCACACCTGACGGCGCTCGGCGCCGACTCGGTCGTCGTCTGCGGCACGACGACGAGCGGCTGCGTGCGGGCCACGGTCGTCGACGCGTTCTCGTACAACTACCGCGTCGGGATCGTCGAGGAGGGCACCTTCGACAGGTGCACGGCGTCGCACCACATCACGTTGTTCGACATGTCGCAGAAGTACGCGGACGTGATGTCGGTCGACGACACCGTAGGCTATCTCGGCGAGCTGCCGGCCGACTTGTTCACTGGGCAGCTGCCGATTCTTGCTCGCTAGCGCCTCCGGTCCAGCCGTGCGCTTCGATCGCGGCGAGGCCGCGCCTGACGAGTGCCCGGGTGACGGCCACGGCCAGCTCTGCGTTGCGCTCCTCGTACGCGCGGAGCAGCTGGGCGTGGTCGTGCACCGAGGAGTCGAGCCGCTTCGGCAGTGACAGGCTCAGGTGGCGCAGCTGCAGGGTGCGCACGCCGAGGCTGTCCAGGATGCGGGTCAGCTGCCGGTTGGCGGCGATCTGTGCCTCGGCGTTGCGGAACTCGACGTTGGTCCACAGGTAGTCGTCGACATCATCGGAGTCGACGGCCGCCTCCAGCCGGTCCTGCAGGGCGCGCAGGTCGGCCAGGTCGTCGTCGGTGGCGCGCTCGACGACGAGCTCGCTCACCAGCCCGTAGAGGTTGTCGCGCACCCGGTAGATCTCCTGCACCTCGGTGAGGTCGAGTGAGGCAACCCGCGGCCGCCGGCGTGCGGTGATCTCCACCAGGCCGTCACGTTCCAGGCCGAGCAGCGCCTCCCGGATCGGCGTGCGGCTGGTCTTGAAGTGCTTGGCGAGCTCGACCGAGTTGAGGTCGTCGCCTGGCTTCAGCCGGCCCTCCACGATGCCGGTGCCGATGGTGAGGATGACGCGGTTGACGATGCTGCCGCTGTCTTCCGATCGGTCCAGCATCCTGAGCATCTCGGTTGCAGCCGTCCCGCTGGGGGTACGGAGTTTCAGTCGTCGTTTGGGAGCCACCGGTCACCTCGTGCCTC
This window encodes:
- a CDS encoding isochorismatase family protein, which gives rise to MAGLGSRPVLLVVDVTYNFCGDRPEPILESIKRWRNSCGAEAWDAIASIRTLVDAAHQARVPVIYTTGMDYRPDGFDAGRWADKNQRAGEQVQTAVRGHDVVADLEPEERDIVLEKAKPSAFFGTLLQSHLTALGADSVVVCGTTTSGCVRATVVDAFSYNYRVGIVEEGTFDRCTASHHITLFDMSQKYADVMSVDDTVGYLGELPADLFTGQLPILAR
- a CDS encoding FCD domain-containing protein produces the protein MLRMLDRSEDSGSIVNRVILTIGTGIVEGRLKPGDDLNSVELAKHFKTSRTPIREALLGLERDGLVEITARRRPRVASLDLTEVQEIYRVRDNLYGLVSELVVERATDDDLADLRALQDRLEAAVDSDDVDDYLWTNVEFRNAEAQIAANRQLTRILDSLGVRTLQLRHLSLSLPKRLDSSVHDHAQLLRAYEERNAELAVAVTRALVRRGLAAIEAHGWTGGASEQESAAAQ